One stretch of Bradyrhizobium canariense DNA includes these proteins:
- a CDS encoding ABC transporter permease, whose amino-acid sequence MREGFARFARNRMALFGAAVLLCLLLLVVLTPVIYPDDPFKLAGPALQPPGGRFLLGTDTLGRDVAAEIAYGARTSLIIGVGATLAAIIFGAVAGGVAGYYRGRTETVLMRITEFFQTIPAFIFALLIVAILSPSVSSEIIAIAAVSWPSIARLVRGEFVSLGGREFVQACAGLGASDARIILNHMLPNCASSIIAVGSLLIGTAILLEAGLAFLGLGDPNVMSWGLIISAGRAVLRSAWWICTFPGIAILLTVLGINLTGDGLNEALNPRLRER is encoded by the coding sequence ATGCGGGAGGGCTTCGCGCGGTTCGCGCGCAACCGGATGGCTCTGTTCGGCGCGGCCGTGCTGCTGTGCCTGCTCCTGCTCGTCGTGCTCACGCCGGTGATCTACCCCGACGATCCATTCAAGCTCGCCGGACCCGCCTTGCAGCCGCCGGGCGGGCGCTTTCTGCTCGGCACCGACACGCTGGGCCGCGACGTCGCGGCGGAAATCGCCTACGGCGCGCGCACCTCGCTCATCATCGGTGTCGGTGCGACCCTCGCCGCAATTATCTTCGGCGCGGTGGCCGGAGGGGTGGCCGGCTACTATCGCGGGCGGACCGAGACCGTGCTGATGCGCATCACGGAATTCTTCCAAACCATCCCGGCCTTCATTTTCGCCTTGTTGATCGTCGCTATCCTCTCACCCTCGGTCTCCAGCGAGATCATCGCCATCGCGGCCGTCTCCTGGCCAAGCATCGCGCGGCTCGTGCGCGGGGAATTCGTTTCGCTCGGCGGCCGCGAATTCGTGCAGGCCTGCGCGGGCCTCGGCGCAAGCGATGCGCGCATCATCCTCAATCATATGCTGCCAAACTGCGCCTCCTCCATCATCGCGGTCGGTTCGCTGCTGATCGGCACTGCGATCCTGCTCGAAGCCGGACTGGCGTTTCTCGGCCTCGGCGACCCCAATGTCATGAGCTGGGGGTTGATCATCAGCGCGGGACGCGCGGTGCTGCGCTCGGCCTGGTGGATCTGCACCTTTCCGGGCATCGCGATCCTGCTCACGGTGCTCGGCATCAATCTCACTGGCGACGGGCTCAACGAAGCCCTCAATCCGAGGCTGCGTGAGCGATGA
- a CDS encoding ABC transporter permease — MAGNVNRALRPLYGIPALTALPVIFGIIVLNFLLIHLAPGDAASVLAGESGAATPEYMDALRHKFGLDQSLGMQFLTYVSNMAHFNLGYSYRNDADVSSLILERLGPTSLLMLTAFGTALALGIILGLVAATGRNSWRDNVISLISLVAYATPGFWLGLMMIVIFSIGLGWLPTSGFDTVGAGHEGWAEVWDVGRHLVMPAVSLALFYLALYARLMRASVLEQTGMDYVTTARAKGQTERRIMTGHVLRNALLPIVTIAGVQAGNLIGGSIVVETVFGWPGIGTLAFNALQSRDLNLLLAIFFMSACLIVIINLVVDVIYVMLDPRMEI, encoded by the coding sequence ATGGCTGGAAACGTAAACCGTGCGCTTCGCCCGTTATATGGGATACCGGCTCTCACCGCGCTGCCGGTGATCTTCGGCATCATTGTGCTCAACTTCCTGTTGATCCATCTCGCGCCGGGCGACGCGGCCTCCGTGCTCGCCGGCGAGAGCGGTGCGGCGACGCCCGAATATATGGACGCGCTGCGCCATAAATTCGGCCTCGACCAATCGCTCGGCATGCAGTTCCTGACCTATGTCTCGAACATGGCGCATTTCAACCTCGGCTACTCCTACCGCAATGATGCCGATGTCAGCAGCCTGATCCTCGAGCGGCTCGGGCCAACGAGCCTGCTGATGTTGACGGCGTTCGGCACCGCTCTGGCGCTCGGCATCATCCTCGGTCTCGTCGCCGCGACGGGGCGCAATTCCTGGCGCGACAATGTCATTTCGCTGATCAGCCTTGTCGCCTATGCGACGCCCGGATTCTGGCTCGGGCTCATGATGATCGTGATTTTTTCGATCGGCCTCGGCTGGCTGCCGACAAGCGGGTTCGACACGGTCGGCGCCGGTCACGAGGGCTGGGCCGAGGTCTGGGACGTCGGTCGCCATCTCGTGATGCCCGCCGTCTCGCTCGCGCTGTTCTACCTCGCGCTTTATGCGCGCCTCATGCGCGCGTCCGTTTTGGAGCAGACCGGCATGGACTACGTGACGACAGCGCGCGCCAAGGGCCAGACGGAGCGCCGCATCATGACAGGTCACGTCCTGCGCAATGCGCTGTTGCCTATCGTGACGATTGCCGGCGTTCAGGCCGGCAATCTGATCGGCGGCTCCATCGTCGTGGAAACCGTGTTCGGCTGGCCCGGCATCGGCACGCTTGCCTTCAACGCGCTGCAATCGCGCGACCTCAACCTGCTTCTCGCAATCTTCTTCATGTCGGCCTGTCTGATCGTGATCATCAACCTCGTCGTCGACGTGATCTATGTCATGCTCGACCCGCGCATGGAGATTTGA
- a CDS encoding ABC transporter substrate-binding protein encodes MVMIVQPEPSTLAHYAVTAGNIPPIATQIYEGLVTYDWDQNPQPNLATSWETAPDGKSITFKLREGVVFHNGKPFTSADVQFSFMEILKKYHPFAPLLLAELTGVDTPDEKTAVLLLANPAPYLMKALAGRDLPIMCKSVFEGTQILQNPSANKPIGTGPFKFGQWDRGQFVRLDRNEKYWKPGLPYLDHVIARFIPDAATRSAALETGEAHFAGYSAVNYADLARMKTNPILDTTMKGYEMTPALSVLELNAKHPPLDKKEVRQAIAYAIDRKVILRDVMYGYGKPATGPLSSLFETVGFYTDDVRKYDVPDRLEIANKLLDGAGLPRGANGMRFGMHLEVNSFGEQWLRQAEYLKQALAIVGIDLTLRSEDTATWLRRVYTDYDYDINEPFLSQGVDPVYGLNKQYLTSQIRKGVTFVNDSFYANPEFDSILNEAMRELNHDKRAVLYKKAQQILAEDCPLVWLIDVQYVSVFNRKLHDHTTGPLGTQQAFERAWLET; translated from the coding sequence ATGGTGATGATCGTGCAGCCCGAGCCTTCGACGCTCGCCCATTATGCCGTAACCGCCGGCAACATCCCGCCGATCGCCACACAGATTTATGAAGGTCTTGTGACCTACGACTGGGATCAGAATCCTCAACCCAATCTCGCGACTTCCTGGGAGACCGCGCCTGACGGCAAGTCTATTACCTTCAAGCTGCGCGAAGGCGTCGTCTTTCACAACGGCAAGCCTTTCACCAGCGCCGACGTCCAATTCTCCTTCATGGAGATTTTGAAGAAATACCACCCCTTCGCCCCGCTCCTTCTCGCCGAGCTGACGGGCGTCGACACGCCGGATGAAAAGACTGCGGTTCTGCTTCTCGCCAATCCCGCGCCCTATCTCATGAAGGCCCTTGCGGGACGCGATCTGCCGATCATGTGCAAATCGGTTTTCGAGGGAACGCAAATCCTGCAGAATCCGTCGGCGAACAAACCTATCGGCACCGGACCGTTCAAATTCGGGCAATGGGACCGCGGACAGTTCGTGCGGCTCGACCGCAACGAGAAATACTGGAAGCCGGGGCTGCCCTATCTCGACCATGTCATCGCGCGTTTCATCCCCGATGCCGCGACGCGCTCGGCCGCGCTTGAAACCGGCGAGGCGCATTTCGCCGGCTACAGCGCCGTCAATTACGCCGACCTCGCACGGATGAAGACCAACCCGATCCTCGATACGACGATGAAAGGCTATGAGATGACGCCCGCCTTGAGCGTGCTTGAACTCAATGCCAAACACCCGCCGCTCGACAAGAAAGAAGTGCGCCAGGCGATCGCCTATGCGATTGATCGCAAGGTGATCCTGCGCGATGTCATGTATGGCTACGGCAAGCCGGCCACCGGCCCGCTCAGCAGTCTGTTCGAGACCGTTGGGTTCTATACCGACGACGTGCGCAAATACGACGTGCCCGACCGTCTCGAGATTGCCAACAAGCTGCTCGACGGTGCCGGCCTGCCGCGCGGCGCCAATGGCATGCGCTTCGGCATGCATCTCGAAGTCAATTCATTCGGCGAGCAATGGCTGCGCCAGGCCGAATATTTGAAACAGGCGCTCGCGATCGTCGGAATCGATCTGACGCTACGCTCGGAAGACACCGCCACCTGGTTGCGGCGCGTCTATACCGATTACGATTACGACATCAACGAGCCCTTCCTGAGCCAGGGCGTCGATCCGGTCTATGGTCTCAACAAGCAATATCTCACGTCGCAGATCCGCAAGGGCGTGACCTTCGTCAACGACAGCTTTTATGCCAATCCGGAATTCGACAGTATTCTCAACGAGGCCATGCGCGAGCTGAACCACGACAAGCGCGCTGTGCTTTACAAGAAAGCGCAGCAGATTCTTGCCGAAGACTGCCCGCTGGTCTGGCTCATCGACGTGCAATATGTCTCGGTCTTCAATCGAAAGCTTCACGATCACACGACCGGGCCGCTCGGCACGCAGCAGGCCTTCGAACGGGCATGGCTGGAAACGTAA
- a CDS encoding Crp/Fnr family transcriptional regulator, which translates to MAAIDRSIVADLPIFAELGADDLDEILREARSVRYPKDTSVFDQGDDAHSFFLLLHGHLRVERVASQGQQIVVRYVSAGELFGVAQAMALKKYPATAVAAVDSIALSWPSSAWSRLTTKFPSLAAGALQTVGSRLQDTQARVIEMSSEQVEPRVAHALLRLAKQAGRKVEHGIEIDFPISRQDVAEMTGTTLHTVSRILSAWEQQGLVEGGRQRIVLRDPHRLFGLAEGHGKHGD; encoded by the coding sequence ATGGCCGCCATCGACCGATCAATTGTTGCAGATCTCCCGATATTCGCCGAACTTGGCGCCGATGACCTCGATGAGATCCTGCGCGAGGCGCGGTCAGTGCGGTATCCCAAGGATACCAGCGTGTTCGACCAGGGCGACGACGCCCATTCATTCTTCTTGCTCCTGCACGGTCATCTGCGAGTCGAGCGGGTCGCGTCGCAGGGACAGCAAATCGTGGTCCGCTACGTCTCGGCCGGCGAGTTGTTCGGCGTTGCCCAGGCGATGGCGCTGAAGAAATATCCAGCGACCGCGGTAGCGGCGGTCGACAGCATCGCCTTGTCATGGCCGTCTTCGGCGTGGTCGAGGTTGACCACCAAATTCCCGAGCCTTGCCGCAGGCGCGCTGCAGACCGTCGGAAGCCGATTGCAGGATACACAGGCGCGCGTGATCGAGATGTCGAGCGAGCAGGTCGAACCGCGCGTCGCCCATGCGCTGTTGCGGCTTGCCAAACAGGCGGGCCGAAAGGTCGAACACGGCATCGAGATCGATTTTCCGATCAGCCGGCAGGACGTCGCCGAGATGACCGGGACTACGCTGCATACGGTGAGCCGTATTCTCAGCGCGTGGGAACAACAGGGTCTGGTTGAGGGCGGAAGGCAGCGCATCGTGCTGCGGGATCCGCACAGGCTGTTCGGCCTGGCCGAGGGGCACGGCAAGCACGGCGACTGA
- a CDS encoding NnrS family protein produces the protein MSIPRLRDYQGPALFSYGFRPFFLFGSIYAGAIILVWLPVFYGQLGLGTAFAPRDWHVHEMLFGYIAAVVAGFLLTAVPNWTGRLPLQGRPLIMLFSVWVAGRIAVSASAWLGWAPAAVIDGAFLVLLAAAAAREIVAGRKWDSLKVVAIISLLALANLAFHLEDHFTGLAEYSTRAGIAVVIVLIALIGGRIIPSFTRNWLAKRAPGRLPVPFGRFDAATIGLSAIVLALWVARPLNRTTGALLLACGCLHIVRLARWTGYRTFPDRLVLILHVAYAFVPAGFILSALSAFDLVLPSAGIHAWTSGAIGTMTLAVMSRATLGHTGRQLRASVATHIVYVSVVVAALARVGTVLEPDHAAPLLTVAASAWATAFLGFAAVYSAALCKARQS, from the coding sequence ATGTCGATACCACGTCTGAGGGACTATCAGGGGCCTGCGCTGTTTTCATACGGCTTCCGGCCGTTTTTCCTGTTCGGATCGATCTACGCGGGCGCGATCATTCTGGTGTGGCTGCCGGTGTTCTACGGACAGCTCGGGCTCGGCACGGCCTTTGCGCCGCGCGACTGGCACGTGCACGAGATGCTGTTCGGATATATCGCGGCCGTCGTTGCAGGCTTTCTGCTGACCGCGGTACCGAACTGGACCGGGCGGCTGCCGCTGCAAGGCAGGCCGCTGATCATGCTGTTTTCGGTCTGGGTCGCGGGCCGGATCGCCGTCAGCGCGTCGGCCTGGCTGGGATGGGCGCCCGCCGCGGTGATCGACGGCGCCTTTCTCGTGCTGCTGGCAGCGGCCGCGGCGCGCGAGATCGTCGCCGGCAGGAAGTGGGACAGTCTCAAGGTTGTCGCGATCATCAGCCTGCTCGCCCTGGCCAACCTGGCGTTTCACCTCGAAGATCACTTTACCGGTCTGGCCGAATATTCGACCCGGGCCGGCATCGCGGTGGTGATTGTCCTGATCGCGCTGATCGGCGGCAGGATCATTCCGAGCTTTACGCGCAACTGGCTTGCCAAGCGGGCGCCCGGGCGGCTGCCGGTTCCATTCGGCCGCTTCGACGCCGCCACGATCGGGCTGAGTGCGATCGTGCTGGCGCTATGGGTCGCGCGTCCGCTGAACCGAACGACCGGCGCCCTGCTGCTGGCCTGCGGCTGCCTCCACATCGTCCGTCTGGCGCGCTGGACCGGTTACCGCACATTTCCGGATCGCCTGGTCCTGATCCTGCACGTCGCCTATGCCTTCGTTCCCGCAGGCTTCATTCTCTCGGCGCTCAGCGCCTTCGACCTTGTCCTGCCAAGCGCAGGGATCCATGCGTGGACCAGCGGCGCGATCGGCACCATGACGCTTGCGGTGATGAGCCGTGCGACGCTCGGCCATACCGGGCGGCAACTTCGCGCGTCGGTCGCGACGCATATCGTTTACGTCTCGGTCGTCGTTGCCGCTTTGGCCAGGGTCGGCACGGTGCTGGAGCCTGATCATGCCGCACCTCTGCTTACAGTCGCCGCCAGCGCATGGGCGACAGCGTTCCTTGGTTTCGCGGCGGTGTATTCAGCGGCGCTGTGCAAAGCGCGCCAGAGCTAA
- a CDS encoding UbiX family flavin prenyltransferase → MATSRSRIALSKTRATRARPRIIVGISGASGAALGVRVIELLAATGQCELHLVVTPSGERTLAHEVGEDALPRIGAMVAQHHLISNIGASIASGSCRTAGMIVAPCSIRTLSAIAVSAPDNLLVRAADVQLKERRRLVLMVRESPLHLGHLRTMVAVTEIGAIVVPPVPAFYARPGTLAEAIDHMARRAIGLLDVDLSVSVGEWEG, encoded by the coding sequence GTGGCAACGTCTCGGTCTCGCATAGCACTCTCGAAGACGCGCGCAACGAGGGCGCGTCCGCGGATCATCGTCGGCATCAGCGGCGCTTCAGGCGCAGCGCTCGGGGTACGCGTGATCGAATTGCTGGCAGCTACCGGGCAGTGTGAATTGCATCTGGTGGTCACGCCGAGCGGCGAGCGCACATTGGCTCACGAGGTCGGTGAAGATGCCCTGCCCCGCATCGGCGCGATGGTCGCGCAGCATCATTTGATCAGCAACATCGGTGCAAGCATCGCCAGCGGCTCATGTCGCACCGCAGGCATGATCGTCGCGCCATGTTCGATCCGAACTCTGTCCGCGATTGCCGTCAGCGCTCCCGACAATCTCCTGGTCCGCGCCGCAGATGTGCAGTTGAAGGAGCGGCGCAGGCTGGTTTTGATGGTACGGGAAAGTCCGCTGCATCTCGGACATTTGCGGACAATGGTTGCGGTGACCGAAATTGGAGCGATCGTCGTACCGCCAGTTCCAGCGTTCTATGCTCGGCCCGGCACGCTTGCCGAGGCGATCGATCACATGGCTCGCCGGGCAATCGGCCTGCTCGATGTGGATCTGAGCGTTTCCGTGGGTGAGTGGGAAGGTTGA
- a CDS encoding UbiD family decarboxylase gives MSHLESQGRLIRIREPVSVVHEMTEIHRRVLQANGPALLFEAPLMPDGAAARMPALVNLFGTTERVAWGFGVDPARLGALAEALAELREPRPPRDFADAMSKLPLARAAMTVRPKLVTTPAVQEIVWRADQIDLTRLPAQICWPGEPAPLITWPLVITRPPDDETGDAVNVGVYRMQIIGRDRAILRWLAHRGGARYHHQWKARGADMPVAVAIGAEPATCLSAVLPLPETMSEFSFAGLIRGERLRLSRCVTVPLMVPSEAEIVIEGLVSPDDTAPEGPFGDHTGYYNAVEDFPVMHVTAITMRKNPIYLSTFTGRAPDEPSRIGEVLNELFVPLVRKQLPEIVDLWLPPEACSYRIAIASIDKRYPGQARRVMLALWSLLPQLTYTKLLFVVDADINVRSWPDVMWAVSTRSDPSRDLVSLTETPIDYLDFASPRPGLGGKLGIDATTKIGAETTREWGRVLNMDSATIARADELWQRLGLA, from the coding sequence ATGTCCCATCTGGAAAGCCAAGGCCGCCTAATCCGCATCCGGGAACCGGTGTCGGTCGTGCATGAGATGACCGAAATTCACCGGCGCGTGTTGCAGGCCAATGGTCCAGCATTGCTGTTTGAAGCCCCGCTGATGCCGGACGGAGCCGCGGCCAGGATGCCGGCGCTCGTCAACTTGTTTGGCACGACGGAGCGGGTGGCTTGGGGCTTCGGCGTCGATCCCGCACGCCTCGGCGCGCTTGCAGAGGCGCTGGCGGAGTTGCGCGAGCCGCGCCCGCCGCGCGATTTCGCCGACGCGATGTCGAAACTGCCGCTTGCCCGGGCAGCGATGACGGTGCGGCCGAAGCTTGTCACCACGCCGGCTGTGCAGGAGATTGTGTGGCGCGCGGACCAAATCGATCTCACCCGGTTGCCGGCGCAAATCTGCTGGCCGGGCGAGCCTGCGCCCCTCATCACCTGGCCGCTGGTCATCACGCGGCCGCCGGATGATGAGACAGGCGACGCCGTCAATGTCGGCGTCTACCGGATGCAAATCATCGGCCGCGACCGCGCCATCCTGCGCTGGCTTGCCCATCGCGGCGGAGCACGCTACCATCATCAGTGGAAAGCGCGCGGCGCTGACATGCCGGTCGCGGTGGCGATCGGAGCAGAACCGGCTACCTGTCTCTCCGCGGTACTGCCTTTGCCTGAAACAATGTCGGAGTTCAGCTTCGCCGGCCTTATCCGGGGCGAGCGCCTGCGGCTTTCACGGTGCGTCACGGTGCCGCTCATGGTGCCGTCCGAAGCCGAGATCGTCATCGAGGGGCTGGTGTCGCCGGACGATACCGCGCCGGAGGGGCCATTCGGCGATCACACCGGCTACTACAATGCGGTGGAAGATTTCCCGGTGATGCACGTCACCGCAATCACCATGCGCAAGAATCCGATCTACCTGTCCACGTTTACCGGCCGCGCGCCCGACGAACCCTCGCGCATCGGCGAGGTGCTCAATGAGCTGTTCGTACCCCTGGTCCGAAAGCAGTTGCCTGAGATCGTCGACCTTTGGCTGCCGCCGGAAGCCTGCTCCTACCGGATCGCGATTGCGTCGATCGACAAGCGCTATCCCGGTCAGGCGCGGCGCGTCATGCTCGCACTCTGGTCGCTGTTGCCGCAACTCACTTATACCAAGCTCCTGTTCGTCGTTGACGCTGATATCAACGTGCGGAGCTGGCCCGACGTGATGTGGGCTGTTTCGACCCGCTCGGACCCCTCGCGCGATCTGGTCTCGCTGACCGAGACGCCAATCGACTATCTCGATTTTGCCTCACCGAGGCCCGGCCTCGGCGGCAAGCTTGGAATCGACGCAACCACCAAGATCGGGGCCGAGACCACGCGGGAATGGGGCCGCGTTCTGAATATGGACAGCGCCACAATCGCGCGGGCGGATGAGCTGTGGCAACGTCTCGGTCTCGCATAG
- the ubiT gene encoding ubiquinone anaerobic biosynthesis accessory factor UbiT gives MQPLPLAPLQLPLALILRSVVARHSNIFERLGPHACKRFGIEPTDLPFAFVLEPHPRRPTMTAVRSLPDDIPIRIAGPMIGLLGLVDGAYDGDALFFSRDLVIEGDVEAVLALRNALDDADVDLVADAAALFGPLAPLGQRLLGGALSRLKAAAGAQEGSESWN, from the coding sequence ATGCAGCCGCTGCCGCTCGCGCCGCTGCAATTGCCGCTGGCCCTGATTCTGCGCTCGGTGGTGGCGCGCCACTCAAATATTTTCGAACGCCTCGGCCCTCACGCGTGCAAACGCTTCGGCATCGAGCCAACCGATTTGCCCTTCGCATTCGTGCTCGAGCCGCATCCGAGAAGGCCAACCATGACCGCGGTACGCAGTCTGCCTGATGATATTCCAATTCGGATCGCCGGTCCGATGATCGGCCTTCTGGGGCTGGTCGACGGAGCCTATGACGGCGACGCGCTGTTTTTCTCGCGTGATCTTGTCATCGAGGGCGATGTCGAGGCGGTTCTGGCGTTGCGCAACGCGTTGGATGATGCAGATGTCGATCTGGTCGCGGACGCCGCGGCTCTGTTCGGGCCGCTTGCCCCGCTGGGACAGCGGCTGCTCGGCGGTGCGCTATCCCGGCTGAAAGCCGCGGCAGGCGCGCAGGAAGGGTCCGAATCATGGAACTGA
- the ubiU gene encoding ubiquinone anaerobic biosynthesis protein UbiU yields MELICPAGTPAALRAAVDAGADAVYCGFADATNARNFPGLNFSRPEMQAGIGYAHRRGAKVLVAINTFPSAGGEAPWHRAVDDAVAADADALIVADIGLLDYAARAHPDQRLHLSVQAAAANSDAIGFYVRHFGVRRVVLPRVLTVPEIAAIAGAVDCETEVFIFGGLCVMAEGRCSLSSHVTGQSPNMNGVCSPASHVVYREENGALVSRLGDFTINRVAKGEPAAYPTLCKGRFKTELGSGYLFEDPVSLDAAEILPGLRAAGVTALKIEGRQRSRAYIEGVVRGFREQLDALDAGEPLPAGRLAALTEGQRSTLGAYRKTWR; encoded by the coding sequence ATGGAACTGATTTGTCCGGCGGGAACGCCCGCCGCGTTGCGCGCGGCCGTGGACGCTGGCGCCGATGCAGTCTATTGCGGGTTTGCAGACGCCACCAATGCACGCAATTTCCCGGGGTTGAACTTCAGCCGGCCGGAAATGCAGGCGGGGATCGGTTATGCGCATCGGCGCGGTGCCAAGGTGCTGGTCGCCATCAACACCTTTCCGAGCGCGGGCGGCGAGGCGCCATGGCATCGTGCCGTCGATGATGCGGTTGCCGCTGATGCGGACGCGCTGATCGTTGCCGATATCGGGCTGCTCGACTACGCCGCGCGCGCTCACCCGGACCAGCGTCTGCATCTGTCGGTGCAGGCCGCCGCCGCCAATTCCGACGCAATCGGATTCTACGTACGCCATTTCGGCGTTCGTCGCGTCGTCCTGCCGCGCGTGCTCACCGTGCCGGAGATCGCCGCGATCGCCGGTGCCGTCGATTGCGAAACCGAAGTCTTCATCTTTGGTGGTCTGTGTGTAATGGCGGAAGGCCGCTGCTCGCTGTCCTCTCACGTCACCGGACAATCGCCCAATATGAATGGCGTCTGCTCTCCCGCGAGCCACGTCGTTTATCGCGAAGAGAACGGCGCGCTGGTCTCGCGGCTTGGCGATTTCACCATCAACCGCGTTGCCAAGGGCGAGCCGGCCGCTTATCCGACCTTGTGCAAAGGCCGCTTCAAGACCGAGCTCGGCTCCGGCTACCTGTTCGAGGATCCCGTAAGCCTCGATGCGGCGGAAATCCTGCCGGGCCTGCGCGCCGCTGGCGTCACCGCACTGAAGATCGAAGGGCGGCAGCGTAGCCGGGCTTACATCGAAGGCGTGGTGCGCGGCTTCCGGGAGCAACTCGACGCGCTCGACGCGGGAGAGCCGTTGCCGGCGGGGCGGCTTGCCGCCCTGACCGAGGGACAGCGTTCGACGCTGGGGGCGTATCGCAAGACCTGGCGCTAA
- the ubiV gene encoding ubiquinone anaerobic biosynthesis protein UbiV yields MKLTLGPILFNWEPDVWRDFYFRIADEAAVDAVAVGEVVCSKRMPFFDVHLPAVVERLTAAGKQVLMSSLALITLERERRHTEELARDHSFLVEANDISCIAHLAGRPHVTGPFVNVYNEGTARWFAAQGARRICLPPELPLESIAAVAAATPQVEIEVFAFGRAPLAISARCYHARLHKLSKDNCRFVCAGDADGLPVDTLDDERFLVINGVQTLAYACTNLIADTDDLVKAGVASLRLSPQHCDMVAVARTFRDVLDGRVVPEEGMRRLNAIYPNVSSTNGFLRGRPAAP; encoded by the coding sequence ATGAAGCTCACGCTTGGCCCGATCCTGTTCAACTGGGAGCCAGATGTCTGGCGGGATTTCTATTTTCGGATCGCCGACGAGGCGGCGGTGGACGCGGTGGCAGTGGGCGAGGTGGTGTGCTCCAAGCGGATGCCGTTCTTCGATGTCCATTTGCCGGCCGTGGTCGAGCGTCTGACCGCGGCAGGAAAGCAGGTGCTGATGAGCTCGCTGGCATTGATCACGCTGGAGCGGGAGCGGCGGCATACCGAGGAGCTCGCGCGCGACCACAGCTTCCTCGTGGAAGCCAACGATATCTCCTGCATCGCCCACCTCGCCGGACGGCCGCACGTGACCGGTCCGTTTGTAAACGTCTACAACGAAGGCACGGCGCGGTGGTTTGCGGCACAGGGTGCGCGGCGCATCTGCCTGCCGCCCGAACTGCCGCTGGAGTCTATCGCGGCCGTTGCGGCCGCGACGCCGCAGGTCGAGATCGAGGTTTTCGCGTTCGGCCGCGCTCCGCTCGCCATCTCGGCGCGCTGCTATCACGCGCGTCTGCACAAGCTCTCCAAGGACAATTGCCGCTTTGTGTGCGCAGGCGACGCGGACGGGCTGCCCGTGGACACGCTCGACGACGAGCGCTTCCTGGTGATAAACGGTGTTCAGACCCTCGCTTATGCTTGTACCAATCTGATCGCGGACACCGATGATCTCGTAAAGGCCGGTGTCGCTTCGCTGAGGTTGTCCCCGCAGCACTGCGACATGGTTGCGGTGGCGCGCACGTTCCGTGATGTGCTGGATGGAAGGGTCGTGCCCGAGGAAGGCATGCGTCGATTGAATGCGATCTATCCCAATGTTTCGTCGACCAACGGTTTTCTCCGCGGACGGCCGGCCGCGCCATGA
- a CDS encoding putative zinc-binding protein, whose protein sequence is MSKAEAVTDSKRSLPVVYSCSGCSSAAQMANHTAVRLDRTAQAEMSCIAGVGGDVPSLVKIAKSGRPILAIDGCPLRCVERSLARHGVIPAAHLILTNLGIKKRFHQRFDENEAVVVYRRAVAALRSIETPPPAEHVSSVPAVQTGRNDIGRRDENSEGVPVLTADTSLIDGIMRDESLLDRIIALDGRFGKFRKVLNDERVAANVNLKDVAHMLDVEVRALLAFANGQAPMEMPGKPSELPVSGSIDASATARILDVRPLFERGIEPLMTILEAASALEGDAALIVEAPFHPLPLRRLLGGRGFESRAARLSSEHWQVAFRHEPPGTASRDAAR, encoded by the coding sequence ATGTCGAAGGCGGAAGCGGTAACTGACAGCAAGCGCAGCCTGCCGGTCGTCTACTCCTGCTCCGGCTGTTCGAGCGCCGCCCAAATGGCAAATCACACGGCGGTTCGTCTGGATCGGACCGCGCAAGCGGAAATGTCCTGCATTGCCGGAGTTGGCGGCGACGTTCCCTCTCTGGTGAAGATCGCCAAATCCGGCCGGCCGATTCTGGCGATTGACGGCTGCCCGCTGCGTTGCGTCGAGCGGAGCCTGGCTCGGCACGGGGTAATCCCGGCGGCGCATCTGATTCTGACCAACCTCGGAATAAAGAAGCGATTCCACCAACGGTTCGACGAGAATGAAGCCGTTGTGGTCTATCGCAGGGCGGTTGCCGCCCTCCGATCGATCGAGACGCCGCCGCCTGCGGAGCATGTGTCTTCAGTACCTGCTGTGCAGACCGGCCGGAACGACATCGGGCGGCGCGACGAAAATTCGGAGGGAGTTCCGGTGCTGACGGCCGATACATCGCTGATCGACGGAATAATGCGGGACGAAAGCCTGCTCGACCGCATCATCGCGCTCGACGGGCGCTTTGGAAAGTTCCGCAAGGTGCTGAACGATGAACGCGTCGCTGCCAACGTCAACCTGAAGGACGTCGCCCATATGCTGGACGTGGAGGTCCGTGCGCTGCTGGCCTTTGCGAACGGCCAAGCGCCAATGGAAATGCCCGGCAAGCCGTCCGAGCTGCCTGTTTCCGGCTCGATCGATGCCTCCGCAACAGCCAGGATCCTCGACGTCAGGCCTTTATTTGAACGCGGAATCGAACCGCTCATGACGATCCTGGAAGCGGCTTCGGCGCTTGAAGGCGATGCCGCACTGATCGTCGAGGCTCCGTTCCATCCGCTGCCGTTGCGCCGTTTGCTCGGCGGCAGAGGCTTTGAAAGCCGCGCCGCGCGGCTCTCGTCCGAGCACTGGCAGGTTGCCTTCCGGCATGAGCCGCCGGGAACGGCATCGCGCGACGCCGCTCGTTAA